A single genomic interval of Alphaproteobacteria bacterium harbors:
- a CDS encoding ribonuclease activity regulator RraA — translation MTTKKSKRIGKAVLNKLKQVSTPTITTQLMSNYGLNNVSLRNVLPIDASLGRFAGPAFTLRYVPLREDLHAQQYLNHPANQMTPIVEKIPAGSIMVMDANARNDVGILGGNILMRLKVRRVAAAVTDGGMRDIPEIRELGMPVCCTAFAAPPSFTKLMLVDSQCVVTCGGVPIFPGDIIVGDEEGTVAIPAAFAQSIADAGLAQDHVEGWVNRRLAKGHHMAGLYPPSDKALTEYEKWVAAGEPDEV, via the coding sequence GTGACAACAAAGAAATCAAAACGCATCGGCAAAGCTGTTTTGAACAAGCTGAAACAGGTCTCGACACCAACAATTACTACCCAGTTAATGAGCAACTACGGGCTCAACAACGTATCACTCCGCAATGTGCTGCCGATCGACGCGAGTCTTGGTCGGTTTGCCGGACCCGCCTTCACCTTGCGCTACGTTCCGTTACGTGAGGATCTTCACGCGCAGCAATATCTCAATCACCCAGCGAACCAAATGACGCCCATTGTTGAGAAAATTCCAGCGGGCTCGATCATGGTTATGGATGCAAATGCCCGCAATGATGTCGGGATCTTGGGTGGCAATATCTTGATGCGCCTCAAGGTGCGCCGCGTTGCGGCAGCGGTTACGGATGGTGGCATGCGAGATATTCCCGAGATACGTGAACTTGGTATGCCGGTTTGCTGTACGGCCTTTGCCGCACCTCCCAGTTTCACAAAGCTCATGCTTGTCGATAGCCAGTGCGTGGTGACGTGTGGTGGTGTCCCAATATTCCCCGGCGACATCATCGTTGGTGATGAGGAAGGGACCGTCGCCATTCCAGCCGCGTTCGCTCAGAGCATCGCGGACGCCGGCCTAGCACAGGATCATGTTGAGGGCTGGGTTAATCGAAGACTTGCAAAGGGTCATCACATGGCAGGGCTCTACCCACCCTCTGACAAGGCGCTCACGGAATATGAGAAGTGGGTGGCGGCCGGCGAGCCTGACGAGGTCTGA
- a CDS encoding c-type cytochrome has product MRKIRNLVLAASMLLTPAALADEVANEVILEAGERTFNVHCTVCHGPGGSGGAGPRLTDQYTLHGEEYEEMLSVITSGVLDVGMPKWSQRLSEQRLRQVAAYVFSLFGTRPRDKPPGENANLTLM; this is encoded by the coding sequence ATGAGGAAAATAAGAAACCTAGTACTGGCAGCCTCAATGCTGCTGACGCCCGCGGCACTGGCCGACGAGGTCGCTAATGAAGTGATCCTCGAAGCAGGCGAACGCACTTTCAACGTCCATTGCACCGTCTGCCATGGCCCCGGCGGCAGCGGTGGCGCCGGCCCGCGCCTTACGGACCAATACACACTGCATGGAGAGGAGTACGAAGAGATGCTGTCGGTGATCACTTCCGGCGTGCTTGATGTAGGGATGCCCAAATGGAGTCAGCGTCTAAGCGAGCAGCGCCTGCGTCAGGTGGCAGCTTACGTGTTTAGTCTGTTCGGAACTCGGCCCAGGGACAAGCCGCCGGGCGAGAATGCCAACCTCACTCTGATGTAG
- a CDS encoding molybdopterin-dependent oxidoreductase codes for MSEMMNITRRGFMTTAVAAGGGLLIGLPLGRKGSKMALAAGGAELNAWVHVATDNTITIRASQTELGQGTTMGNLMMFAEEFECDWGAVTFEFATGRPEYVNPLVGLQLTGGSTATPGFWGPMRKSGAQSRHMMLQAAAKQFGVDAGQCVAKNSVVTCGDKSATYGELAEAAAAETPPEDPALKGYDEFELLGTHVDRLDNLSKVTGAAEYTMDISVPGMVVGAIRHADFGGSVKSYDEAAAKAVDGVHDVIVVGAEAPAIFLENNVPALIVTADTYWQAEQGMKAANPQFDSGQWADLDSAKISATFHEGLGEEGKLGRADGDVDGALAGAATVLESVYEVPYMSHTPLEPANTLADFRGDSAEIWTATQTPGACFIVAEMITGLSQDKITVHQPFLGSGFGRRNEVDYFEQALEASMKVGKPVKLIWSREEDMQHNFHRPAYAAKMTAGLDADGNPIAWRHKLAGPGIWLSPMRSSRLKDLFAGSDFMNGMQESGVDFHSVQGAKDIGYDFANLEVEWVQKDFPVPIVFFRGVGNTQNAFFAECFMDEIADASGQDPFELRQKLLAKEPRMLATLELAAEKSGWGTPLDRGHHRGIAFHNSFDSPFCDVVELSVRGGRRVTIHKVTRAIDCGIVINPDSWDSQMASGLLQGLHHVFLAEHTVSQNKLVQSNFNTYKLPRISQMPEFEAHAVQNTNDPTGIGEPVFHTVAPAVCNAIFAATGKRLRSLPLKNHGMSLA; via the coding sequence ATGAGTGAAATGATGAACATTACCCGCCGTGGCTTCATGACCACGGCTGTGGCCGCCGGTGGCGGTCTTTTGATCGGATTGCCGCTCGGTCGGAAGGGCAGCAAGATGGCTCTCGCCGCTGGCGGCGCCGAGCTGAATGCTTGGGTGCATGTCGCTACGGACAACACGATCACCATCAGAGCCAGCCAGACCGAACTCGGTCAGGGCACGACCATGGGCAACCTGATGATGTTTGCCGAAGAGTTCGAGTGTGACTGGGGTGCCGTGACCTTCGAGTTTGCGACCGGTCGTCCGGAATACGTCAATCCGCTGGTCGGCCTGCAGCTGACCGGTGGCAGCACCGCCACCCCTGGTTTCTGGGGCCCCATGCGCAAGTCGGGCGCCCAGTCACGGCACATGATGCTGCAGGCTGCTGCGAAGCAGTTTGGCGTCGATGCTGGCCAGTGTGTGGCTAAGAATAGCGTGGTCACGTGCGGCGATAAGTCGGCCACCTATGGCGAGCTTGCCGAGGCCGCGGCCGCGGAGACTCCGCCTGAGGATCCGGCGCTCAAGGGCTATGACGAGTTCGAGCTACTCGGCACGCACGTCGATCGTTTGGACAACCTGTCAAAGGTTACCGGCGCAGCCGAATATACCATGGACATCTCGGTGCCCGGCATGGTTGTCGGTGCCATCCGCCATGCGGATTTCGGTGGCAGCGTCAAGAGCTACGATGAAGCCGCGGCCAAGGCCGTGGACGGTGTCCATGACGTTATCGTCGTGGGTGCCGAGGCTCCGGCCATCTTCCTCGAGAACAACGTGCCAGCGCTGATCGTCACTGCCGACACCTACTGGCAGGCCGAGCAGGGTATGAAGGCGGCCAATCCGCAGTTCGACAGCGGTCAGTGGGCCGATCTGGACTCTGCAAAGATTTCGGCAACCTTCCACGAAGGTCTTGGCGAGGAAGGCAAGCTGGGCCGTGCAGACGGCGATGTTGACGGTGCTCTCGCGGGTGCTGCGACTGTGCTTGAGTCGGTCTACGAGGTGCCTTATATGAGCCACACGCCGCTGGAGCCGGCCAACACCCTGGCGGACTTCCGTGGAGATTCGGCCGAGATTTGGACGGCGACCCAGACACCGGGTGCCTGCTTTATCGTGGCTGAGATGATCACTGGTCTGTCTCAGGATAAGATCACGGTGCATCAGCCGTTCCTCGGCAGCGGCTTCGGTCGCCGTAACGAGGTGGACTACTTCGAGCAAGCTCTCGAGGCGTCCATGAAGGTTGGCAAGCCGGTCAAGTTGATCTGGTCGCGTGAAGAGGACATGCAGCATAACTTCCATCGTCCGGCTTATGCCGCGAAGATGACTGCTGGTCTCGATGCCGACGGCAATCCAATCGCATGGAGGCACAAGCTTGCAGGTCCTGGCATCTGGCTGTCGCCGATGCGCTCGTCTCGTCTCAAGGACCTGTTCGCCGGTTCCGACTTCATGAACGGCATGCAGGAGAGCGGCGTCGATTTCCACAGCGTCCAGGGTGCCAAGGATATCGGCTACGACTTCGCCAACCTTGAAGTCGAGTGGGTACAGAAGGACTTCCCGGTGCCGATCGTGTTCTTCCGTGGTGTGGGTAACACCCAGAACGCGTTCTTCGCCGAGTGCTTCATGGATGAGATCGCGGATGCCTCTGGACAGGATCCCTTCGAGCTTCGCCAGAAGCTGCTTGCCAAGGAGCCGCGCATGCTTGCGACTCTCGAACTGGCGGCCGAGAAGTCTGGCTGGGGCACGCCTCTGGATCGTGGGCATCATCGTGGCATCGCCTTCCACAACAGCTTTGACTCGCCGTTCTGCGACGTCGTCGAGCTGTCCGTGCGTGGTGGGCGTCGCGTGACCATCCACAAGGTCACTCGTGCCATCGACTGCGGTATCGTTATCAATCCTGATAGCTGGGACTCGCAGATGGCGAGCGGCTTGCTCCAGGGCCTCCATCATGTCTTCCTGGCCGAGCATACTGTGTCGCAGAACAAGCTTGTGCAGAGCAACTTCAACACCTACAAGTTGCCACGCATTTCGCAGATGCCTGAGTTTGAAGCTCACGCGGTGCAGAACACGAATGATCCGACTGGTATCGGTGAGCCCGTGTTCCATACCGTGGCACCTGCAGTTTGCAACGCGATCTTCGCTGCGACGGGCAAGCGTCTGCGCTCGCTGCCGCTGAAGAACCACGGCATGAGCCTAGCCTAA
- a CDS encoding SUMF1/EgtB/PvdO family nonheme iron enzyme: MGGMTPTMSRLVCATVTAMLWSATALAGPVQPGERFRDCADCPEMVVLPAGAFVMGSPADEVGRQANEGPQHKVEIRRPIALGLREVSAGEWQACVASGACTAPQASAAAEAPVSGISWNDAKDYTAWLTLKAGKTYRLPSEAEWEYAVRAGTATAWYWGDATDVTCAFANLVAACDDGHDGPAPVGEYRSNPFGLHDMVGNVSEWVEDCWYEGYGGAPEDGNARTLSLRSSLPEPYAPYPAGNCNWKVHRGGDWAQPPAAARSAARAGLPRYESRDTIGLRLARSLP, from the coding sequence ATGGGGGGAATGACGCCGACCATGAGCCGCCTAGTCTGCGCCACGGTCACAGCCATGCTATGGAGCGCCACAGCGCTGGCTGGCCCGGTCCAGCCGGGCGAGCGTTTCCGCGACTGCGCCGACTGCCCTGAGATGGTGGTGCTGCCGGCCGGCGCATTTGTCATGGGCTCGCCCGCGGATGAGGTCGGGCGCCAAGCCAACGAGGGACCACAGCACAAGGTCGAGATCCGGCGGCCGATTGCGCTCGGCCTGCGCGAGGTCAGCGCTGGCGAATGGCAGGCCTGCGTCGCCAGCGGCGCCTGCACGGCGCCGCAAGCATCGGCGGCGGCCGAAGCGCCGGTCTCAGGTATCAGCTGGAACGATGCAAAGGATTACACCGCTTGGCTCACGTTGAAGGCCGGCAAAACCTACCGCCTGCCAAGCGAAGCAGAGTGGGAATATGCCGTGCGCGCCGGCACCGCGACTGCATGGTATTGGGGGGATGCAACCGATGTCACCTGCGCCTTCGCCAATCTCGTTGCCGCATGCGATGACGGCCATGACGGCCCGGCGCCCGTCGGCGAATACCGCTCCAATCCCTTCGGGCTACACGACATGGTGGGCAACGTCTCCGAATGGGTGGAGGATTGTTGGTACGAAGGCTACGGCGGCGCGCCCGAGGACGGCAATGCGCGCACGCTGTCCCTGCGCAGCAGCCTGCCCGAACCCTATGCCCCCTACCCAGCAGGCAACTGCAACTGGAAGGTCCATCGCGGCGGTGACTGGGCACAACCGCCCGCTGCCGCTCGCTCGGCGGCTCGCGCTGGCTTGCCGCGCTACGAAAGCCGCGACACCATCGGCCTGAGACTGGCTAGGTCATTGCCATGA
- the soxZ gene encoding thiosulfate oxidation carrier complex protein SoxZ — MPKTAVPGEIIQIKCLAEHVMESGRRKHPETGALVPRFLIKRMECRYNGTLVFFADWFNGMSTNPYVAFKLRAAESATIEVTWIEDDGTVTTAAREIEVVEPSDG, encoded by the coding sequence GTGCCCAAGACGGCTGTGCCGGGCGAGATCATCCAGATCAAATGCCTCGCCGAGCATGTCATGGAGTCGGGGCGCCGCAAGCACCCCGAGACGGGCGCACTGGTTCCCCGCTTTCTGATCAAGCGCATGGAATGCCGCTACAACGGCACTCTCGTGTTCTTTGCCGACTGGTTCAATGGCATGTCGACCAATCCCTACGTCGCGTTCAAACTGAGAGCCGCGGAATCGGCCACTATAGAAGTGACGTGGATCGAGGATGACGGAACGGTGACCACGGCCGCACGCGAGATCGAGGTTGTCGAGCCGTCCGATGGCTGA
- a CDS encoding DUF1194 domain-containing protein, which yields MMRWLAAATFFVGTASAPALAQGQLVDLELVLAVDVSSSVDAGEYELQMSGIAAAFRHPDVLMAIEASTVDGIAVTVLQWSDAKAQAVVVEWTRIANAADAARFSERIRNSPRVISGGSTAIGAAIYYALAQIQNNAFDGGRRTIDVSGDGRNNSGPPPWLIHEEVEKRGVTVNGLAIANEQPFVDIYYEESVVSGESAFVMRAEDYEDFERAMAEKLIREIGLPLSDWQSPSRPFFACKFHACPPRPERLL from the coding sequence ATGATGCGTTGGCTGGCGGCGGCGACGTTTTTCGTCGGGACAGCGTCCGCGCCAGCCTTGGCGCAAGGACAGCTCGTGGATCTGGAACTGGTGCTAGCCGTCGACGTCTCCTCGAGCGTGGATGCTGGCGAATACGAACTGCAAATGAGTGGGATCGCCGCCGCCTTCCGCCATCCCGACGTGCTCATGGCGATCGAGGCTTCGACCGTCGACGGCATCGCGGTGACCGTGTTGCAGTGGTCCGACGCCAAGGCCCAGGCGGTGGTCGTAGAGTGGACCCGCATCGCCAATGCTGCCGATGCCGCGCGCTTCTCCGAGCGCATTCGCAACAGCCCGCGCGTCATTTCCGGCGGCTCTACCGCCATCGGTGCCGCGATCTACTATGCGCTGGCACAAATTCAGAACAATGCTTTTGACGGCGGCAGGCGGACCATCGACGTCTCTGGCGACGGTCGCAACAATTCCGGCCCGCCGCCTTGGCTGATCCACGAGGAAGTCGAGAAGCGCGGCGTCACGGTCAACGGCCTGGCGATCGCCAACGAGCAGCCTTTCGTTGACATTTATTACGAGGAATCCGTGGTCAGCGGCGAGAGTGCCTTCGTAATGCGGGCCGAGGACTACGAGGATTTCGAGCGTGCCATGGCGGAAAAGCTGATCCGCGAGATCGGCCTGCCGCTGAGCGACTGGCAGAGCCCGTCGCGGCCGTTCTTCGCCTGTAAGTTCCACGCTTGCCCGCCGCGACCGGAGAGGCTTCTGTAG
- a CDS encoding (2Fe-2S)-binding protein: MITLTVNGKSHSVEAAADTPLLWVLREHLGLNGTKYGCGIGECGSCNVHMNGELIKSCQTSIGKAAGATITTIEGLGANGLHPVQQAFIDENVTQCGWCIPGQIMTIAMMMETNPEPTDHEIDMALRENYCRCGTYARVRKAIHRAASSA; this comes from the coding sequence GTGATAACTCTGACTGTCAATGGTAAGTCCCACAGCGTAGAGGCGGCGGCAGATACGCCTTTGCTCTGGGTGCTACGCGAGCATCTCGGCTTGAATGGCACCAAATATGGTTGCGGTATCGGCGAATGCGGATCGTGCAACGTCCACATGAACGGCGAGCTGATCAAGTCTTGCCAGACGTCAATCGGCAAGGCTGCCGGCGCCACTATTACCACGATCGAAGGTCTCGGTGCCAATGGGCTGCATCCAGTGCAGCAGGCGTTCATCGACGAGAACGTGACCCAGTGCGGCTGGTGCATTCCTGGCCAGATCATGACTATCGCCATGATGATGGAGACCAATCCGGAGCCCACCGATCACGAGATCGACATGGCGCTGCGTGAGAATTATTGTCGCTGCGGCACATATGCGCGTGTCCGCAAGGCGATCCACAGAGCCGCTAGCTCTGCTTAA
- a CDS encoding FAD-dependent oxidoreductase, whose amino-acid sequence MGKKLSRRNFLAGTAGTTAGVMAAGLGGGKANAAQSVVHKPTILVESMAELPPKRGLRGVIIGGGWGGLTMAKHLKRRVPEMEVILIERRSVFMSCPVSNLWLADIIDYKFLIHSFVDAARNNNYTFFNATVIDVDREQKRIYTERGYVDYDYLVLSPGIDYDYDDIGVHEPEHKQAVMTHFPAAFKPGSEHITLKRKVDNFRRGIFLLTVPSGNYRCPPAPYERACMIAAVFKRKKLPAKVVLLDNNHDIKIKGEGFHAAFDELYKDYIEYYPSMKVRGVDVENKILLEDIEDFPFEDAAIYPRIRGARIVETMGIVSETSPQMEARISQYRNNLIDDFHVYVIGDSRSTGYSKSGSTAQAEARFVAKVIAGRIAGHEIEWESPYTSCYSMVAADPAMAIYFGSEYLPPMADITALSMEYTINQWMDSGAAFAWRDRNMNRSVDMGDEMIGWALTHYAEMFR is encoded by the coding sequence GTGGGAAAAAAACTATCGCGACGCAATTTTCTTGCCGGAACCGCGGGCACCACCGCGGGCGTGATGGCAGCCGGGCTTGGCGGTGGCAAGGCGAATGCAGCGCAATCTGTCGTGCACAAGCCGACGATCTTGGTCGAGAGCATGGCCGAGCTGCCGCCCAAGCGAGGCTTGCGAGGGGTCATTATCGGTGGTGGCTGGGGCGGCTTGACCATGGCCAAGCACCTCAAGCGGCGGGTGCCGGAGATGGAGGTGATCCTAATCGAGCGGCGCTCGGTCTTCATGTCCTGCCCGGTCAGCAATCTTTGGCTCGCTGACATCATCGACTACAAATTTCTCATTCACAGCTTCGTTGATGCGGCGCGCAACAACAATTACACCTTCTTCAACGCCACGGTGATCGACGTCGATCGCGAACAGAAGCGAATCTACACCGAGAGAGGATACGTCGATTACGACTATCTCGTCCTCTCGCCGGGCATCGACTATGACTACGACGACATCGGCGTGCACGAGCCTGAGCACAAGCAGGCAGTGATGACCCACTTCCCGGCCGCTTTCAAGCCGGGCTCCGAACACATCACGCTCAAGCGGAAAGTCGACAATTTTCGCCGCGGCATCTTTTTGCTTACGGTGCCGAGCGGCAACTACCGCTGCCCGCCAGCACCCTATGAGCGCGCCTGCATGATTGCTGCGGTGTTCAAGCGCAAGAAACTGCCGGCCAAGGTAGTGCTGCTCGACAACAATCACGACATCAAGATCAAGGGCGAAGGCTTCCACGCCGCCTTCGACGAACTCTACAAGGACTACATCGAATATTACCCGTCCATGAAGGTGCGCGGCGTCGATGTGGAGAACAAGATCCTGCTCGAGGATATCGAGGACTTCCCATTCGAAGATGCTGCAATCTACCCGCGCATTCGCGGCGCCCGTATTGTCGAGACCATGGGCATCGTCAGCGAGACCAGCCCGCAGATGGAAGCGCGCATCAGCCAGTACCGCAACAACCTGATCGACGATTTTCACGTCTACGTTATCGGTGATTCGCGCTCCACCGGCTATTCGAAGAGCGGCAGCACGGCGCAGGCCGAAGCGCGCTTTGTCGCCAAGGTCATCGCAGGCCGCATCGCCGGCCACGAGATCGAGTGGGAGAGCCCCTATACGAGCTGCTATTCGATGGTCGCCGCGGATCCCGCAATGGCAATCTATTTTGGCTCCGAATACCTACCGCCCATGGCCGACATCACGGCCTTGAGCATGGAGTACACCATCAATCAGTGGATGGATTCTGGCGCCGCCTTCGCCTGGCGCGACCGCAATATGAATCGCAGCGTCGATATGGGTGACGAGATGATCGGCTGGGCTCTGACCCATTACGCGGAAATGTTCCGATAA
- a CDS encoding thiosulfate oxidation carrier protein SoxY has protein sequence MPNLTRRRVLLGAGVVVLTGTAARAQERELIAPPEVQSHEKELVENRAKAESILAGIIAGRPLRDGLISGTTPDIAEDGSAVPVTFKVACSMSGDDYPHSVHVIGMVNPFPEIARFHFTPACGEAEVSFRCRMRATSDLVLVADMADGTVGLSKHFVDVTMGACS, from the coding sequence GTGCCGAACCTGACTAGACGGCGGGTTTTGCTTGGTGCGGGTGTGGTGGTGCTGACTGGGACGGCTGCGCGTGCTCAGGAGCGTGAGCTCATCGCGCCGCCCGAGGTGCAGTCGCATGAGAAGGAACTGGTCGAGAACCGCGCCAAGGCGGAGAGCATCCTGGCGGGCATCATCGCCGGGCGACCGCTGCGTGATGGGCTGATCTCGGGCACGACGCCGGATATCGCTGAGGATGGCAGCGCGGTGCCGGTGACCTTCAAGGTCGCCTGTAGCATGTCGGGGGATGATTATCCGCACTCGGTCCATGTCATCGGCATGGTCAATCCCTTCCCCGAGATCGCGCGCTTCCATTTCACGCCGGCCTGCGGCGAAGCCGAAGTCTCGTTCCGTTGCCGCATGCGGGCTACCTCGGATCTGGTGCTGGTGGCCGACATGGCCGACGGCACCGTGGGTCTGAGCAAGCATTTCGTCGATGTCACCATGGGGGCTTGCTCGTAG